Proteins from a single region of Segatella copri:
- a CDS encoding secondary thiamine-phosphate synthase enzyme YjbQ: MIQQVEFSLRPLPRGFHLVTNEVMRNLPALPKTGILNLFVRHTSCGLSLNENFDPDVRHDLKGIFERLVPDGDPRYLHQDEGPTDMSAHAKSSMVGVSLTIPITNGRLNLGTWQGIYLCEFREGGGSRHLIATIIGE; encoded by the coding sequence ATGATACAGCAAGTAGAATTTTCATTGCGTCCGCTTCCTCGCGGCTTTCACCTCGTAACCAATGAGGTGATGAGGAACCTGCCAGCGCTGCCTAAGACAGGGATCCTGAATCTCTTCGTAAGACATACCAGTTGCGGATTGTCGCTGAACGAGAACTTCGACCCGGATGTGAGACATGACTTGAAGGGTATCTTCGAAAGACTGGTTCCGGATGGCGACCCAAGATACCTGCACCAGGATGAAGGACCGACGGATATGTCGGCTCATGCCAAATCGAGCATGGTGGGTGTATCGCTCACCATTCCCATTACCAACGGCAGATTAAACCTCGGAACATGGCAGGGGATCTACCTCTGTGAATTCAGAGAGGGAGGCGGAAGCCGACACCTCATCGCAACGATTATCGGGGAATAA